The genomic stretch GTTGACATGGTTGCATTGCTTGGTGTTGAAGTTGTATTGGCTTGGGCTGAAGTTGCATTGGCTGTTGGTGAAGTTACATTGCTTGGTGTTGAAGTTGCATTGGCTGCCAATGAAGTtacattgtttgtttgtgaggtTGTGTTGGCAGTTGATGAAGAGAGAAAGTTTTACATTAACTGAAGTGCAGAAATACCTTAATCTTGGAAAGTACAGTATACAGTGATGTTATTACCTGTAGTGTTTGTGGCTGATGGACCAATTAGTCCTGTTGTGATGCAAAATTACAGTGATAAAATTGATGTTTTTCAAAATTTCACTGGTATCCACATAAGAATTGCTTGTGCACATTAAAGAAAATACCTGCTATCAGAAAGAACACAATGGGTCCCATTTTTCTTGTTTGCTTTCTgtgaaatgtaaaaatgatatgtaatattttatttttagagagaGAAAATACATGTGCAAAATTTAAGAAGTCAAGAGATAACTTGTCAAATATGCTTCATCAGGTACTACATAAGTATGTCTTTTGAGGAGATACATTGTCAGTATAAAGTTTTTGATGTCATtacatttcagttttgttttagatttttatctttttgtttCACAACCAATAGAACCCTAAACTAGTTCTCTGTAAATAATtgtgaaaattaaattaaacatgaaaaaaatcctCATTTATATTTTGATCTGTAAGTTAAACACATCGCACTTCAATTTGAATGTTAATGAATACTAATCTGTGGTTACATGTAgctaaaaatgttcaaaattttCCTAAACGGATTTTTAACTAAAGTCAATTAACGAAGACTAAAAATCCATTTATAGTGAAAATATAACCAATTCAGGAATTAAAACAGAATTTGGATCCATGCTCATACAATACTGGAAAACCTATTTGCCCTGAtcccattttaaatgaaaaatgtatCTTTAATTTGGGGGGGTTGTACATTTTTTGAATGCTACATTTTATGCAGTAAcatcaataaaaataacaaatttcTTACCGTAATCAAGTCCCAAGTGAAACAAATCAGGTGTATTCACAGAGATGTGCCCATTGACACCTTATGCCCTTGAATAAGAAAATGCCTTTGAAGACTTCCTTTTAAAAACTGTGGTTATCAGGATCAGGATCTAACAAAACTTGTAGAACTTGTTCTACTCCATGTATCCGTTCACATAAATACCCACTGCGCTCATTGGACAGAGGTATAATCATGGCAATTCATCACAAACATTAGGGAGAAgcaacagaagatggatggtaATTCCTCCAAAACTTAAGAGTTCTACAcaatgaagagaattattttatcttgttagcatcttttatcttgtttatTACTCACTACCACTTCCCCACCCCCGTATCAATTGCCAGTCTTGACTATTaatagtggtcagttagatgtggacagagatgaagaaatacAGGATTTAtgtgagacagtgggtgaacttcggagacaggttagaaggatcaaacagggacaggaagaggttaaagataacttaggaaaaattgaatttagagaaTTTCTGTTTTGGgtcttgtgcaaccagggttggtgaagctatgagacagatatttctgatatctccaggagcaatgcagaacttaagatttaagtgggaggaaagtgaggcGGCACATTGGTTCCTTatgaggtgtaaagaggaatggatgtgtgccacagggtgccatcttggctcagataatttacacaccactttgttccgtcaggccataattttaggacttccacagttagtgaaagaagccatggaaggaaatcctgaccttccaggcagtacAACAGATGTCAGAGAGAgacatctctctcaccacatcaacacatttaaagctaaacaacagggaaagaaagagggggtgattacagcgcaggaacagctcttaaaaatgcagttagatgaggcacggaaaaagcttaatgataaacgaaaggaagaaacagatggatcagcagtttcctcggcagttgcagccagatccgttaggtccgcaGCAAAATTTTGttccgataaacccgtattgggtcagtccaaggggaggcatgtgtgggagacgcggCGGGCAGAGATatggcttgataggcgggtacttaggccgagatcagtgtcatgcctgcaaagggtatggtcattggcaaagggactgtccatatcacaactacccggaggtactaggcagtgttccaccatctcatggaatttatcagaATTTATCGGAGCTGATTttatctgacaccgtcgagcttgtggggttctcaggaagcccagagagactgccgttttctgttccattagtgactcgttttgctggacagactgtgttgcacccctttgatttcaccacattgccctatcaacctgttgggacgagatctcctggtgaggacaggagcagctattctgtgtggagataaaggtcttttggtgcaatttcctaatggactgaaactgaactgctgcatttcacaccaaggtgtgaagggacaaatgctgatgagtgtgacaccctctccagaacagggggtgtgggtggacatttattggggagaacttgagcctgagacctcacctggtgtcggtgttgtggcactgtttcagagctggaggccctggttgtcgatgctgggtccctttgccccgccagttgatccctatcatgtcactctGTTTTACGACCGTAagaataatgaggtgtatcaggatgtGTTTAGAGAAAGGTTAtagggaaatttctggatgattacatcaccgtgttggtgtgttgggcctgagggtgtggctgcgcaggtcgactttgctgaacatgttgaaatgttgtcatttctgggtctcacGAGCTATAGTAAACATTTTATTCCttcatattcagaaaagactatGCCCCTatgtgcaatggtgaatgaacagggaatgcgtaatttggcagcccggctaacatgcacaactgagggagagaaaccttaaacaggcactcacgacatctgcacatttggcagttccagattataaagagcctttctttttggatgtttctgaaggagaacatacagtaaatggtgttctctgtcagaaaaaagggggtgaaaggaaagtattaatgtatgcaagtataatgctggaccccattgaaaacaggcagccaccatgtgtaaggcatgtagcaggggtagcaaaacttttacaaaaaacagcacatttagtgatggttcatgctctgacagttcttacaacacatagtgtggtatcactggtcagctcagcagcattcaccaggacctcacttagacagaccaggatggacaagattttaacggcaccacacataacatacacacatgaagggataaatatggcagatggtatgggagagggtgaaccacacagatgtgaggagaaagtgaagaaagatgaaaaaatcagagtagacCTCAAGgtggagccgttaaaggatccagatgaaatactattcacagatggctgttgtttcagaaacCCACAAGAgtggctgaaagctgcctatgcaatagttagaaaatTAGAAGAGgattttgaggaagtggaaagaGGAAAgataacaggtaaagagtcagcacaacttgcagaattgaaggcagttattagagcattagaaatatcaaagggaaagagtgaccatttatacagattgAGCGTATGTAGTAAGAGCGATTCACTTAGAACattgtcaatggttgcgggcaggttttaacaaagcatcaggctctcctataaaacatgaggcaactgacacaggcactcgtggagccagcggaggtcgcagtcgtaaaatgcaaaggtcatagtaaagagaactctctggagggaagaggtaatgaggctgcagatcaggcagcaaagaaggctgcaggttataaaccaagttacaatttgttgttggtagagaaaacagttcaggaAATTTCACCAAGATACGAGGGAAAGActtggttgtgatcaagaagaagcttctccacaaaaaacagtttggaaggaaaaggggagcagtgaaagttgaaggaatttggcgggtcccagacggcagacctggtctcccgcccggtctcttagatgccgttctggaagaggcccacggcctgacacactgcgggaaaccacaaatgatgcggtatctaacacattggtggcatccatttttgtcagccattgtagaaaattatatcagagaatgttcaatatgcacacactttaatgtaaaatgaacaattcgaccacacgagggcaagtttccagttgcccccatggcagggcaagaaataattatagatttcactgacatgATAGACAGGGTCAATGAGTTCCGATACctcctagcttaggctaggccaaaagggggattgaagagaattattttatcttgttagcatcttttatcttgttagcatgtgttacactatatgtttttgttttctgttagttagtttagaagttagggatagtatataatctttagtaggaataaacataagcaagtcagttgacctttccttgacatgaatgttgtttagacagttggagccaggaggagacagtcagacggaaaagtggtagacccccatcgtaaaacgtgacagcatagtttactggtgttgataaagttcctcggcaggaaaaTGACgtctgacctggctatctgggaagataatggagaagaaggatggcaccaacaccaaaggaggctggaagaagaagatgaggtcatccaagaaggactggattggactgaattagcatcaataatttacatatgtctttctataaaagactgggtcaagggatagttaggttgtcagacttcatgccctgacaattgactctgttgtttgtagggttatgaactggcccagagctctgtatatttgtatcttgaattgattctatttgctaaatacattttgaaattggcatttgtttacttgaagtcttcatttaaagaacacgcggattggcagtgacacacgagaggtattgcaatccaacaacaATGACATGGAAATTCAGTTAAGAGATGATTAATGGATACTGATCATTTTGAGATATATTTGAGAAATACCAACAAGCTTTTGTCTGGTGTATTGCATATTAGAGATCTCCAATCGGACGGACCTAACGTTAATGACCCCTGCAATGGAAATGACTACGACAGTAACATGTATCTGCAGCAAGCTGTGCAAGAACCAGCATGGCTTAAAGATCCATCAGGCCAGAATGAAatgtctggagcgggaggttGAGGTGCAACGCacaggtcctggacctggtgaGACGCAGGAGGAGCCCGGACAGGAGGCAACCCACAGATCCCAGTCCCTCCACGTACCGGAGCCTCCCAACCCTAACAGAGTAGTTCAACAGCAGCGGATTAAGTGGCCCCCAGCAAATGGACGgagtgagtggctgcagtttgatGAGGATGTGTCCAACATCATCCAAGCCACAGCCAAAGGAGATGTCGACAGCAGACTCCAGGCGATAAGTACCATCATTGTCAGCTATGGCTCAGAAAGATTTGGACGGATCGAGAAGGGCAACAGTGAGACCACCTCTTACACCATGAATTGCAGGTCCTTTAAGATACACCAACTGCGCAAGGAGCTGCGAACCCTCAAGAAACAGTTCAAGAGAGCTTCTGATGGGGACAAGCAAGCTTTAAAAGAGCTGTATAACATCCTGCAGAAGAAGTTGAAAACTCTCCGCAGAGCAGAGTGGCACAGGAGgcacgggagagagagagccaggAAGCAAGCAGCCTTCATGGCCAATCCCTTCCGGTTTTCTAAACAGCTGCTCGGGGACAAGCGGAGTGGCCAACTTGAGTGCTCAAGGGAGGAAGTGAAtcgcttcctttttttttttttctgcttccccccccttctatttatttacaggtatctccgccctcggagctgcataatgacctccggccccgctgaagtgattgtatatcatattttttgtgtgtgtttctgtgctctgtgcctctcctctccccctccttctcctctccctctcctttcctctcctctttcccctcctcctccttcgccttctcctctcctctacctccccttcactctacttctcctcctctacccctctcctctcctacctatcctatcctctacctgtcctcccccttctcctctctctttacccagccggccatcagcaggagggtccccctacatgagcctggtcctcctcaaggtttcttcctcttaaaggggagtttttccttgccactgttgcttgtctggggtcaggccctgggattctggaaagcgccttgaaacaattttgattgtataagacgctatataaataaagattgattgattgattgattgaaaacaCCATGAGCGACCCACTGAGGGGTCAAGACCTAGGACCCAACAGAGCGCTCATCAGCCCTGCCCCACCATCGGCAGAGTTCAAGCTGGCAGAGTCTAGTTtgaaggaggttgaagaagtcaTCAGAAGTCAGAAGTGTACACCCCAGTGGTGTACCTTACCTCGTCTACAAGCGCTGTCCAGAAATTTTCCAGCATCTGTGGAAGGCCTTGAAAGTGATCTGGCGAAGGGGGAGAGTAGCCGACCAGTGGAGGTGTGCTGAGGGACTTTGGATACCCAAGGAGGAGGACTCGAAAAACATCAACCAGTTTCGGACTATCTCACTACTGAGTGTGGAAGGGAAGGTGTTTTTTAGCATCGTCTCCCGAAGACTGACCGAGTTTCTCCTCAAGAATAACTACATCGACACTTCAGTGCAGAAGGGTGGGATCCCTGGAGTCCCCGGCTGTCTAGAGCACAATGGTGTAGTCACACAGCTCATCAGAGAGGCCCATGAGAGCAAAGGAGAACTAGCGGTTTTGTGGTTGGACCTGACTAACGCCTACGGGTCCATCCCACACAAGCTAGTTGAGCTTGCGCTACACCTACACCATGTTCCCAGTAAGATCAAGGACCTGATTCTGGATTACTATAATAACTTCAGGCTCAGGGTCACTTCAGGGTCAGTAACCTCAGACTGGCATCGCCTTGAGAAAGGAATAATAACAGGCTGTACCATCTCCGTCGTCCTCTTCGTACTGGCGATGAATATGGTGGTAAAGGCGGCTGAGGTGGAGTGCAGAGGGCCTCTATCCAGATCAGGTGTCCGACAGCCCCCCATAAGAGCCTACATGGACGACCTTACCGTCACAACATCAGTCCCAGGGTGTAGGTGGATCTTGCAGGGtttggagagactcatcctatGGGCTAGGATGAGTTTTAAGCCCACCATGTCAAGGTCCATGGTACTGAAGAAGGGGAAAGTGGTGGACAAATTCCGATTCTCAATCTCAGGAACCATAATTCCATCGATCACGGAGCAACCAGTCAAGAGCCTGGGAAAGCTCTTTGACTCCAGCCCGAAGGACACTGCTGCTATCCAGAAGTCGACGGAAGAGTTTGGAGGGTGGCTCACTAAGGTGGACAAGTCTGGCCTGCCTGGTAGATTTAAAGCCTGGATCTACCAGTACTCCATCCTTCCCAGAGTCCTGTGGCCTCTCCTTGTGTATGCAGTCCCAGTAACAACAGTGGAATCCTTTGAAAGGAAGATCAGCTGCTTTCTGCGCAGATGGCTGGGTCTTCCTTATTGTACTTGGTTTCTTCTCTCTTAAATctcaatctgtctgtctgctcctgTGACTTGAAAAGTTCTGGTGCTGGTTTTTGTCACATCACTGATGACATAGTGAAAAATAATATCCCATTCTTCACAGCTCTGCaagtttcttcatttttatttgtcaccaaaatgactttgaaaaccATCAACAGGTATTAAAAATTAGTACAAGTGGACAACAGCGATCAAGGTTTCAGGAGCAGTTAGTGCACAGCCTCGTAGTTAGTTATGTCCTGTTTACTCTTATTTCCAGTAATGAGTCCACACCCTCACAGAGAAAAACTAAAACACAGTAAAGCTGGTGTTGCTGACACTGCTTGCGTGCAGAATTACAGGCTTGTATAATAAGAGGAAGTTAAAACTTTTTCCAAACAGTATTTAAGAAGTCATAACAATGAGGAAATGATTGACAAATTTGGGTTTGTGAAATTACATCTGCAAGTGTTTACTTGCAGATGTAATTTCTCTACTGGTTAATGCAGTTGACTGATATCCaacatttccttcttttttattcccattttaGTAAGATGCTGCCTTTCCTCCCAAATCAATTTCTAGCTTTCTGGCCAAATCAGGTTGTACTCTCCTGTCGAATCTATCCACCTGAAATGCTGATATAAAAAAGTTATTTCAAATTGAACCCAGAATCAAAATCATAAAGGTACCCTGTACCCTGCTTTGTTTTGTTATACCTAAAGGCTAAAAACACTTTTGGAATTTGGCATGAAACTAGCAGCACCTGTTCTGGTGACGTAAAGACATTCCTGTGTCTGAAGCTGAAATTGAACCAGTGTATCTCTAATACATCTTGGGTAAGGGAAAACGGCAATACATGCATTCATtcagtttcttttttaacatcGGAGGCTGAAGTATGATGGGACAGATTTCTTCTTTTCCACCATTTTCTTTCCCACACATCATGACCATGTCTAAGTTTAGAAAGTCCGAAAATCGCAATTAAGAAAACCTACTCTCCCCCATTCCTTGGATTCTACTAACACAAATACGAAAGGGGCACTAGTTGTGTTAATTCTTTTGATCCCCTCATGTAAATGTGCAATACTGCTTCTTGCACATTCTGACAAATGGGTTTTCTTTGCCGAATGAATTGGGCCATTGTCTCCGTTCCCCATGTATAGGTAGAAATTATGCTAAGCTACACACCCACTGACTTAACATATTTTAAGAGTTCATAACTATGAACTATCATAAACTTGCAAGTAAAAATTAAAAGCTAATTCAAATAAAAGGTTTGATTGGAAATAGATCCATACGACATGAATTCACTTCCTGAAAGTCTGGTTACCCTGAAGTCTTTAGCGAGGTGGAAACCCCCGATGtggtcctcctcttcctctgaaaCCTCCCCTATCCCCACGAAAATTTGGTCTGTTTCTCTCACGGCCTCTGTCTCCACCTCTTCCTGCATTTGggccccctcttccccctctaGGTGCTCCACCGCCACGGTCCGACTTGAGCTTAACAGGAGATTTGGGCCGTAGTCTTTCTATTTCCTCAGTAGAGCTCGAGAGATGAGAGTTAGGTAATGAGAAATAGGAGGCATATGTCTCTGGGTTAAAGTTACTGTTTGTCAAGGTAGGGCCCACTGTCAGCCAGCCTagaaaccaaagaagaaaacaatgcaaagaaaacaaaggaggaCATAAATACACCAATGTGGCATCAATggagttattaccaaaaaagaagaaagggtgAATAACTCACCAGGTCTGATGGTAGAGTCTCGTCCAAAAAGATGCAAACGTCTGCGGCCCAAACAGAAGTGCTCAATGATGTGAAAGATCTCCACAGGCTTCTCTACATTTCCCATCTCGGGCTCCTCTGTGATGATCAGGTCAATGTCTACATTTGCATGGATGAAATCACCATCGATACTTCTGCGCACAGTCCCTTTGATTCCCATTAGGCAGTGTTCCTGGAAGGGATGAGGGGGCTATCACACCAATGTTAAATGTATGTGCAGACAAACTTTACAATGACCAGCTGAATGTCCTCTTGTACCTTTGTCCTCTGGAAAACAGCTTTAGGATCCATTGCCTTGGTCTTGCCTGGATTGTTCTTGTTGGTTTTGATCCAACAAATGTCTTCACATCGCCTAAAGCCCCACTTCCTCAAGCACTAAAAAGGGTGATTCACAGTAAGcagtaattaaaaagaaaattcttATGTTGTGTATATATACATTATTTTTAGTCAAGATCTCCTCCATTCCAAAGGTGTTGGGCTCTTAATATTTAACCAGAAGAAATGAGTCTATTAACAAGATCAAGATCAATTCTTTTCTCCTTATATCATTCAGCAGGAATCTGTATTATCAACCTGAAATGTAGGCACTGACCTTTCttcacacagacatacacaagTCCTGTAACACATACTAAAAATAGCAGTTCTCTCATAGACAGGACTGTGACTTGGTGTTCCTGGAGTGTTTAGAAAGCACCTGCGTCACAAACATGAATGACATGCTGTTTTTCTAAAAGAATGctggaaacacaaagaaaatagaACAGCTTGAATAGCTGGGTAAAAGACTAAGCACATGTCTAAAATAACCACCTGCTGATGGAACGCCTACATGACACTCAATATTTTAAAGCTGGCCTCTTTTAAACTTCGTAGGCAGCAAAATGTTTTCACCCTATCAAAAAAATTAAACGAAAAACAAAATAGCTGCCAAATATATACAATTGGCCTTCCTTAATGTAATGAACAGAACTCAACACAAAGTAGTGAGGGTATCTTTAAGAACAATATCACAGCTGGAAAACTAAGCTGTTGGATACAATTGTTGATCATGTAACACCCAGGTAaacagatcattttcatttaaagaggTCCTTTAATGAGACATGTTACCATTctgcccaaatccagtccttcaCCAGAGCCACACCAGAGAAAGACAAAGGAACGCAGCGCTGATATCTCCTCAATTTCCAGTTTCATAATCTACAACagcaaaagacagagagaggaactTGACTGTATCTACTATACACCAATAAACTCAGGTTTGGTGTGCATACATCATCCCAGGTCCAGAAACGTTCGGTGTGGCTTATGCCTGATTCCCTGTAGTATTCCTCTAACGGAGGCTCAAGCAGAATTACGTCAAACTTGCATTTTAAGTCCTGCAGGTCAAAGTGTTCTGGGTCTGCCTGAAGGTACCTATAAGCAAACAGTAAGATTGAAACCGATACAGTGTGTTCTTACTGTAAGTACAATAAAAGTTGGGAAATATGTACTTGAACCACATAATTGTTTAGCATACATGGGAGGGGTGTTGGTGCTGGAGATGAGCTCATCCTTCAGTCTGATCAGTTCTCGGAGTTTAGGGTACTCCTCAAATCGGTCAGCCAGGCCTGAAACACAGGAGAAACACAGCACAATCAGAAGCAATCACTGGGTTCTATGCACGTGAACTGTGAACACCCACTCACCAACATCTCGAATGAAGTTTTGAGGTCTATGCCCTGTGTCAACAAAGTGCTGACAGTAGTCATTGTGAGGGTTCAAACTCTGCGTTCcctgaaaatgaacaaatgaaacaatgaaTGAATAGGCAACAAATATGACAGCTGATGAAAAGTATGGTTTTTTGATTAATTTTATCAAATAGAGTTAAAAGTTCAACTTAAGTGAAGCTAAAAGTCCATTtagaaaaaaattataaaaatcttttttttttaaaaatagtatGATTATTAGAGGGATACTGCAGCTGTGACCTTGGAACATCAAAACAACCTCTGGGAAATCAAATTATACATATGATTTGTATGCATATCAGTAAACATTCAATCAAACTGCCTTCAAACAAGACTGACATTGTGTGTTTTGAAAGAATATCCCATGTAATA from Takifugu flavidus isolate HTHZ2018 chromosome 6, ASM371156v2, whole genome shotgun sequence encodes the following:
- the LOC130526943 gene encoding LOW QUALITY PROTEIN: uncharacterized protein LOC130526943 (The sequence of the model RefSeq protein was modified relative to this genomic sequence to represent the inferred CDS: inserted 2 bases in 1 codon) produces the protein MTPAMEMTTTVTCICSKLCKNQHGLKIHQARMKCLEREVEVQRTGPGPGETQEEPGQEATHRSQSLHVPEPPNPNRVVQQQRIKWPPANGRSEWLQFDEDVSNIIQATAKGDVDSRLQAISTIIVSYGSERFGRIEKGNSETTSYTMNCRSFKIHQLRKELRTLKKQFKRASDGDKQALKELYNILQKKLKTLRRAEWHRRHGRERARKQAAFMANPFRFSKQLLGDKRSGQLECSREEVNRFLENTMSDPLRGQDLGPNRALISPAPPSAEFKLAESSLKEVEEVIRSQKCTXPSGVPYLVYKRCPEIFQHLWKALKVIWRRGRVADQWRCAEGLWIPKEEDSKNINQFRTISLLSVEGKVFFSIVSRRLTEFLLKNNYIDTSVQKGGIPGVPGCLEHNGVVTQLIREAHESKGELAVLWLDLTNAYGSIPHKLVELALHLHHVPSKIKDLILDYYNNFRLRVTSGSVTSDWHRLEKGIITGCTISVVLFVLAMNMVVKAAEVECRGPLSRSGVRQPPIRAYMDDLTVTTSVPGCRWILQGLERLILWARMSFKPTMSRSMVLKKGKVVDKFRFSISGTIIPSITEQPVKSLGKLFDSSPKDTAAIQKSTEEFGGWLTKVDKSGLPGRFKAWIYQYSILPRVLWPLLVYAVPVTTVESFERKISCFLRRWLGLPYCTWFLLS
- the mettl14 gene encoding N6-adenosine-methyltransferase non-catalytic subunit isoform X2; amino-acid sequence: MNSRLEEIRKRQKLRRQLLAQQLGAESADSIGAVLNSKDEQREIEETRETCRASFESSGTGNRRKAPTEGEDTEEDLEEQKDEVEMQQQEENNPYEEVYKDSSTFLKGTQSLNPHNDYCQHFVDTGHRPQNFIRDVGLADRFEEYPKLRELIRLKDELISSTNTPPMYLQADPEHFDLQDLKCKFDVILLEPPLEEYYRESGISHTERFWTWDDIMKLEIEEISALRSFVFLWCGSGEGLDLGRMCLRKWGFRRCEDICWIKTNKNNPGKTKAMDPKAVFQRTKEHCLMGIKGTVRRSIDGDFIHANVDIDLIITEEPEMGNVEKPVEIFHIIEHFCLGRRRLHLFGRDSTIRPGWLTVGPTLTNSNFNPETYASYFSLPNSHLSSSTEEIERLRPKSPVKLKSDRGGGAPRGGRGGPNAGRGGDRGRERNRPNFRGDRGGFRGRGGPHRGFPPR
- the mettl14 gene encoding N6-adenosine-methyltransferase non-catalytic subunit isoform X1; this encodes MNSRLEEIRKRQKLRRQLLAQQLGAESADSIGAVLNSKDEQREIEETRETCRASFESSGTGNRRKAPTEGEDTEEDLEEQKDEVEMQQQEENNPYEEVYKDSSTFLKGTQSLNPHNDYCQHFVDTGHRPQNFIRDVGLADRFEEYPKLRELIRLKDELISSTNTPPMYLQADPEHFDLQDLKCKFDVILLEPPLEEYYRESGISHTERFWTWDDIMKLEIEEISALRSFVFLWCGSGEGLDLGRMCLRKWGFRRCEDICWIKTNKNNPGKTKAMDPKAVFQRTKPPHPFQEHCLMGIKGTVRRSIDGDFIHANVDIDLIITEEPEMGNVEKPVEIFHIIEHFCLGRRRLHLFGRDSTIRPGWLTVGPTLTNSNFNPETYASYFSLPNSHLSSSTEEIERLRPKSPVKLKSDRGGGAPRGGRGGPNAGRGGDRGRERNRPNFRGDRGGFRGRGGPHRGFPPR